The following proteins are co-located in the Triticum aestivum cultivar Chinese Spring chromosome 1A, IWGSC CS RefSeq v2.1, whole genome shotgun sequence genome:
- the LOC123047066 gene encoding NDR1/HIN1-like protein 6: protein MADHQRQRIHPVDLEAGQPRPSAPLVPPGSSFRSDKGDPAAAPDRRPPHHQPLPPPKRRRGCCCRFICCVLVTVILLAVLAAVALGALYLVFQPKAPHYSVDRLSVSQFQVDPTLTASARFDVTVTAANPNSRIGIFYERGSSLSVWYDTHRLAQGALPAFYQGRRNTTVLGVVMAGQAQLGSAVVAALRDEQQTGAVPLVFRADVPVRVELGSLKLWTVTSRVRCDLVVDSLLNASSQIKIKASNCKFSLKL from the coding sequence ATGGCGGATCACCAGAGGCAGAGGATCCACCCGGTGGACCTGGAGGCGGGCCAGCCGAGGCCCTCGGCGCCGCTGGTGCCGCCGGGGAGCTCGTTCCGGTCCGACAAGGGCGACCCTGCCGCGGCCCCGGACAGGAGGCCGCCGCACCACCAGCCGCTGCCCCCGCcgaagcggcgcaggggctgctgCTGCCGCTTCATCTGCTGCGTCCTGGTGACCGTCATCCTGCTCGCCGTCCTCGCCGCGGTGGCCCTGGGCGCGCTCTACCTGGTGTTCCAGCCCAAGGCGCCCCACTACTCGGTGGACCGGCTGTCGGTGTCGCAGTTCCAGGTGGACCCGACCCTCACGGCGAGCGCGCGGTTCGACGTCACGGTGACGGCGGCGAACCCCAACAGCCGCATCGGCATCTTCTACGAGCGCGGGTCCAGCCTGAGCGTGTGGTACGACACCCACCGGCTCGCCCAGGGCGCGCTCCCGGCCTTCTACCAGGGCCGCCGCAACACGACGGTGCTGGGCGTGGTAATGGCCGGGCAGGCGCAGCTGGGCagcgcggtggtggcggcgctgcGCGACGAGCAGCAGACGGGCGCCGTGCCGCTGGTGTTCcgcgccgacgtgcccgtgcgggtGGAGCTCGGCAGCCTCAAGCTGTGGACGGTCACGTCCAGGGTGCGCTGCGACCTCGTCGTCGACAGCCTCCTCAACGCCAGCAGCCAGATCAAGATCAAGGCCAGCAACTGCAAGTTCAGCTTGAAGCTGTGA